In Eubalaena glacialis isolate mEubGla1 chromosome 12, mEubGla1.1.hap2.+ XY, whole genome shotgun sequence, the sequence GTTCTCTAGGCTTGACGGCCTTATAGTTCCACACAGGAtaaactttaacatttttattgataaTATCTGGAGGAGGTAACATCCAACTGACACAAATCCAAGTAGAAATAAGGCAACATGATTGTGATACAGTGAAGAAGGGGGAAGTAACATGACGTTTCCCTGGAGCCTCATAGAAATAAAGATCGATTTACATGTTTATAGAATACTGTCCCCTGTTATCTGTGTATCTAAAGCTTCAAGCATTAAAAAGCCACAGTGGAAATAAGCTCAATTCATAGTAGTACTCTCAGGTAGAGATACTAGACACATTTTGCTTATGGGTAATGTTGACGTCTATGTTAAACAGAAGTTTTGCCCCTGGCAATGGACCttcctctcattttctcattccctttctttggAGGGTTCTTTTTTCTGAATCAACCACACTTCATTTTTTCTATCAAGCAATTTGAAAGGACTGTCGTAGCCTGCGGTGTAGTAAACCTTTTCATCgaaaacttttccttcttccctcaaaATGCTTGCTAATGTCAAGAGTTGTTCTTGATTCTTTTGGGCACTAGAGAATCCATCGAAAGACCTACAAAGGAGAAAGTAAATGACCATAAATGATTTTAATACTGATGTGAATGTCAGTCTAAGAAGAAAAGTGGGAGCTGATACAAGGAAACCTGGATGGAGCGCGGTTTCAAAGCTCCTCCCTCTTGGCAGCTGAACTGACCGTTCCCTTCCTCTGGTTCCCAGGCTCAGTGTGACCTCACACGCGCTGAGGGGACCCAGGAGGAGGCAATACGTCCCAGCTGTTGGGCAGATTTGGAAGTTATGCCATCTTGTGCTCTAACTCTGTGCTTCTCAAGCTCTAATGTGCATGCGAGTCACCTGGGAAAACGCAGGTTCAGGAGTTCTGGGCTGGGGCCCAAGAGCCTGCATTTCCAACAGTCTCCTGTACTGCTGATTCTCCTGGTCAGAGAGCCACAATGAATCCCCCTTAGCAGCCTCCCTTTAGTCTTCCCATTTTCTACCGAacatttcccctttctttttctccttagaaAAAGGGCAGGCACTGTATTACAGATCAACATAAGTTTTGACCCTATATGGAAGAGATGGACACTTTGGCAGCTCTATACAGTCTGAGAAAAGCTTTAACAGAGACAGAATCAAAGTGCTTGGGAACACTGAGGATATGATTACATCGGGGTAAGGTGTGTCTCTGAGTTGGGTCTGGAATGGAGGATAGTTTTGCTGGGCAGAGAAAGGGGAGGgataagaaaagaacaaaagtccAGAAATACAAAGCCATTTCATAGTGAGGCATAAAATGAGGTCAGAAAGGTgagtcagagctggaaggaggaACCTTGTACATCATCCTAAGGCCTTTGGAGATTATTCCAAAGGATGTTGGAAAAGCAGAAAAGTAACTTGATTAGATCTGGGTAAGAATAtaggcagagagatggaaactagaTTGGAGAGAAGGGGCCAGTTAGGAGGTTGCTAAGAGGATGGGGATGAAAAGACAGTCAAAAGATTTGCATAAAAAGTGGGAAAATAGAAGTTTAAATGtagattttaaagtatataaacaaaaatacCCTGAGATTAAATCATGACAGCACATCGACCTAGCTGAGTTGCTGACATGTAAACGTGATGAATTTGAAGCTGAGAATaggaaaaacagacacaaaaacatTCCTAATATGCCTTCTTTAGCATAAGGTTTATTATCAATGTGCCAGTGGAAAAGATCATTCCTACCATTCTTCAGATAAGATGTAAGGTCTCGAGGGTACAAACCAGGCCTGTTCTGTTCAACAATGTCTACCAGGCACCTAGTCATTCCTGGCATGCAGTACCTTTTAAATCCCAGTTGAGTAAGTAGAGGAATCTGTGTATGcacatgtatataaaataaaacgttGAAGATAAATTGATAAAACTGTTCTATAATTTCCATCATGTTGACTGATGATGATAATTCTGAACCATGTGTTAGGAAACATTTCGGCtcctaaatttattatttatttccttaaggAATGTTCTGCCTAAAGGGAATCTGTTTCAGATTCCACTGCTTCCTTGAAATCAAATCTTGAGCCTCTTACTTAGAAATCATCTTTTGTCCTCTGTATACATGTTGTTCTACAATGATCTATCCATGGCTTTATTCAGGACACAGACATATACTGAgcctccccacacacacctgcCTCACCAGGAGCCGAAGGATACGGGCAGAGTAATCTGTTGCTATATTCTTGAGGAAGTTACAGTCTATCAGTAGGTCATTAGAATTTAGAATCATAGGACCCGAGTGGCTGGCTGACTGGAGAAACTGAGGAAGGCATCACAGACAAGGTACCAATTGATCTAAGTCCTGAAGGATGAAAGTAGGCTCtccaagaagagaagaaagagggagcCGGAGCTGGTAGTAATATCATGCTCATGTTCTAAGTATTTTAGGTAAATTAACTCATCTGATCTTCATGGCAACCCTGTGACATAGTAGGTAGGTACTGTGATTAGACACATTTTACAGACGAGATTTTTGGCAAGGAAAGTctcagtaacttgcctaaggtcaaagGTACAGAGATGTGGAGGAACTCAGCCTACTCAGTGAAgggcgggaggtgggggggagTTGTCAGGGAGACGGGTTGGGCCGCGTGTTGCAGGTGATGTGTACACTGAACGGTCTGAACGTCACGCGGAAGCAAGAGGAAGCCAACAGGTTTTTAAACACAGTAACAGGTTGGGGTTTTGTTGCTGTCGTTGTGAGAACGATCGGGTTCCAGAGTGGAGGGCCAGGGAGAGAAGACTGGTGGGCAGAGAGAACGGCTGGGAGGCTCTTGAAGTGGAACCTGAGACTGAAAAACGTTGGGGTATCTGGTGAGTGTCAGGCATGTGCCGAGCACTGGGGTAGCAAAGAGGACTTAGCTGCGGTCCCTGTAAGGTGAGGGCCCGAGCAAGTAacggtggggaggaagggaacgGAATCACGACCCTTTCTGAGGCGAATGGGCCAGATTCAGGGGCTGGTTATCAGGGCAGAGTGTGCTGCCGATGGCTACGACAGTCCTTGCTGGGGAGGCTGGCAGGCTGATTAGTCGCTTTACTGAGACAGGCACTGTAGGTCAGAGTAAGGAACCAGTAAACCAACCAACAGAGGCAGTCACTGCGGGAAGCAGCTGCCATCCTTTGGGCtgggggaagaaagggaggagttTGAGGCTGTCAGAAACTACGAGTTGAGAGGAGGGGTACCATGCATTGTTTTAACGTATTTTTCTCCGAATTTAACTAGAGGGCGGGTAAGGACAGTCTTTTGCTTTTGTGGGGGAAGGTCCGGTGTATAATTTGTATTGCATCTTATCTGTGGAAGGTGTGCATCAGCCTTCTCATTAAATGTATTAGTTATTTCTTGTAAAGGACCCTTAGTAACGTATAAAACTAAGTCACTAGGAAAACACCACAAAATGCATTAGACCTGTTTTTATGGAAGGGGGAAAAGCATAGGAGCTAAGTTGCACAGGAGCTAAACTATGATTGCCCGCAAGTAAAACCAACAGTCAGAAAGGCTATAAATTATCTACCACTTACCGTACAAACACTGTCATTTCAGCTCTGTCTTCAATGAAGACATCTGACTCTGAAGGCCTGGGGAGATCAGATTGCCGTTCAGAGGGGATATACAGGGAAATGGTAATGGTAGACTCGCTAAAAGGACCTGAACCGGGCTCCACGTAGCTTGTCACTGGAGCTGTCATCTTTATTTTCATCTCTGTGCcacaaaaaatatacatttaaatgcaAAGGAGACCGTGAAAGCAGATTTAGTGTATTTATGACtacatttaaaaacttattttttgacCTGAGTTTCTTGATTTACTTGACATAAATATTTAACCTTTAAGATAatttccatcttaaaaaaaaaatacgggCAAAATGACAATTATCCACTGCCCACATTAAACACTTtctgtattattaatatttttcattaataaattCCAGTTTTAGGGACAGAAGGGGAAA encodes:
- the HEBP2 gene encoding heme-binding protein 2 yields the protein MAEVLEPDPGAVEGSEALAETPGWEAPEDAGPQPGSYEIRRYGPAKWVSTSVESTDWDSAMQTGFTRLNSYIQGRNEKEMKIKMTAPVTSYVEPGSGPFSESTITISLYIPSERQSDLPRPSESDVFIEDRAEMTVFVRSFDGFSSAQKNQEQLLTLASILREEGKVFDEKVYYTAGYDSPFKLLDRKNEVWLIQKKEPSKERE